From Erigeron canadensis isolate Cc75 chromosome 8, C_canadensis_v1, whole genome shotgun sequence, one genomic window encodes:
- the LOC122578726 gene encoding CRS2-associated factor 2, chloroplastic produces MPILSSLPNPNLFTSLPSPSPPPPPQTTTIKPPIPIPKYPPPPSKNKPLQNPAFKTFHRRTKYYKPITSGDVISTSDDDRAVVVGDSGVSYQLPGAPFEFQYSYSETPRAKPIAIREPAFLPFAPPTMPRPWTGKAPLKKSTRKVKLFESLGESGDEDVNKFEMLKPYELGDYVVKSREEVLGKPLSRAERLELVKRHVSSNRQVNLGRDGLTHNMLELIHSHWRRDPVCKVRCLGVPTVDMRNVSRVLQEKTGGKIILRTGGVLYLFRGRHYDPHNRPKYPIMLWKPATPVYPKLIQSAPEGLTKEEADEMRMKGKNLPPICKLAKNGVYLTLVKDVRHAFEESTLVKIDCRGMHASDYKKIGAKLKELVPCVLLSFDDEQILIWRGHGWKSMYHGEPIFSSPSTHDNIQKDPNSENTNVAFYKSEIRTSISSPKMTSLWRRAIELNKAMLLEDTCLGPDDLLKVVEGFETVSQVTDHSYPAVIVSNDESQSEKEDYSHGDDYFDDEDLDDDYGDFSEKSAPPGTLPVDLIAEQFSDGDEWRPNRTRR; encoded by the exons ATGCCAATTTTATCATCTCTTCCAAACCCCAATCTCTTCACATCCCTCccatcaccgtcaccaccaccaccaccacaaaccaccacCATCAAACCCCCAATCCCAATCCCCAAATACCCACCACCTCCTTCCAAAAACAAACCCCTCCAAAACCCAGCTTTCAAAACCTTCCACCGCCGTACCAAATACTACAAACCCATCACTTCCGGCGACGTCATTTCCACCTCAGACGACGACAGGGCCGTCGTGGTCGGCGATTCCGGCGTGTCTTACCAACTCCCCGGTGCCCCATTTGAGTTCCAGTACAGTTACTCTGAAACCCCACGAGCCAAGCCGATTGCCATCCGTGAGCCGGCTTTCTTGCCATTTGCGCCGCCCACTATGCCCCGGCCTTGGACCGGTAAAGCCCCTTTGAAGAAATCTACTAGAAAGGTTAAGCTTTTTGAATCGTTGGGTGAGAGTGGTGATGAAGATGTTAACAAGTTTGAAATGTTGAAGCCTTATGAGCTTGGAGATTATGTTGTGAAATCGAGAGAAGAAGTGCTTGGGAAGCCGTTGAGCCGAGCTGAACGGCTTGAGCTTGTTAAACGACATGTTTCTAGTAACAGGCAAGTCAATCTTG GAAGGGATGGATTGACACACAATATGTTGGAATTGATACATTCTCATTGGAGGAGGGATCCTGTTTGTAAAGTTCGATGTCTTGGCGTTCCCACTGTTGATATGAGAAACGTTTCTCGTGTTCTTCAG GAGAAGACAGGTGGTAAGATCATTCTTAGAACGGGTGGTGTGCTTTATCTCTTTCGTGGTAGACACTATGATCCCCATAATCGTCCAAAATACCCGATAATGCTATGGAAACCTGCAACTCCAGTTTACCCTAAGCTTATACAATCAGCACCAGAAGGTCTAACTAAAGAAGAAGCTGATGAAATGAGAATGAAAGGGAAAAATCTTCCGCCAATTTGTAAACTTG CGAAAAACGGAGTCTACCTGACTTTAGTGAAAGATGTGAGACATGCTTTCGAAGAATCTACCTTGGTGAAGATCGACTGCAGAGGGATGCATGCAAGTGATTACAAGAAGATAGGGGCGAAGTTAAAG GAATTGGTCCCTTGTGTGCTACTCTCCTTTGATGATGAACAAATCTTGATTTGGAGAGGTCATGGGTGGAAGTCCATGTACCATGGTGAACCTATATTTTCCTCGCCGAGCACTCATGATAACATTCAGAAGGATCCTAATTCCG AAAACACAAATGTTGCCTTTTACAAGTCAGAAATTAGAACATCGATTTCAAGTCCAAAAATGACATCATTGTGGAGGAGAGCCATTGAGTTGAACAAGGCAATGTTGCTGGAAGACACTTGTCTGGGACCTGATGATCTTTTGAAGGTGGTTGAGGGATTTGAGACAGTTTCACAGGTAACAGACCATTCATATCCTGCGGTAATTGTGTCAAATGACGAAAGTCAAAGTGAAAAGGAGGATTATAGCCACGGCGACGACTACTTTGACGATGAAGACTTAGACGACGATTATGGTGATTTTAGTGAGAAGTCAGCCCCTCCTGGAACGTTACCAGTTGATCTTATTGCAGAGCAGTTCAGTGACGGTGACGAATGGCGTCCAAACCGAACTCGTAGATGA